A part of Marinomonas rhizomae genomic DNA contains:
- a CDS encoding peptidylprolyl isomerase, which yields MIILHTNHGDIHVELDYEKAPKSAKNFEDYVTSGFYDGVIFHRVINGFMVQGGGFEPGMTQKESRTAIENEADNGLKNEIGTLAMARTMDPHSASAQFFINVADNSFLNHRSKTPDGWGYAVFGKVTAGMDIVNKIKEVKTTMKSGHQDVPAEDVIIESAELVK from the coding sequence ATGATCATTTTACATACAAACCACGGTGACATTCACGTTGAGTTAGATTACGAAAAAGCCCCAAAGTCAGCGAAAAACTTTGAAGATTATGTAACATCTGGTTTTTATGACGGCGTTATTTTTCACCGTGTAATCAATGGTTTCATGGTTCAAGGCGGTGGTTTTGAGCCAGGCATGACGCAAAAAGAATCTCGCACTGCCATTGAAAACGAAGCAGACAACGGCCTTAAGAATGAAATCGGTACATTGGCGATGGCTCGCACAATGGATCCACATTCTGCATCTGCTCAGTTCTTTATCAACGTTGCTGATAACAGCTTCCTAAACCACCGTAGCAAAACTCCAGACGGTTGGGGCTACGCTGTGTTTGGTAAAGTGACAGCTGGCATGGATATCGTTAACAAAATCAAAGAAGTGAAAACCACAATGAAATCAGGTCATCAAGATGTGCCTGCTGAAGACGTGATCATCGAAAGTGCTGAACTAGTAAAATAA
- the queE gene encoding 7-carboxy-7-deazaguanine synthase, translating into MYSIKEAFYSLQGEGAHAGRPALFCRFTGCNLWSGLEKTRAKSECQFCDTDFIGTDGQNGGKFKTAQQLRSHIDALWPESQGHKYVVFTGGEPALQLDNELIAEMKRHDYTIAIETNGTMELPQGIDWICVSPKTAKPLIVSKGNELKLVYPQSHLSPELFENLDFQHFYLQPMDQSHLTADQIPLIDTQQATLHYCLSHPRWRLSLQTHKMLNID; encoded by the coding sequence ATGTATTCTATTAAAGAAGCCTTTTATTCATTACAAGGCGAAGGTGCCCACGCTGGACGCCCTGCTCTATTTTGTCGTTTTACCGGCTGCAACCTATGGTCTGGTCTTGAAAAAACGCGAGCCAAGTCCGAATGTCAATTCTGTGATACTGATTTTATCGGCACAGACGGCCAAAATGGCGGAAAGTTCAAAACCGCCCAACAATTACGATCTCATATCGACGCTCTTTGGCCAGAAAGCCAAGGACATAAATACGTTGTTTTTACCGGTGGTGAACCTGCGCTTCAACTGGACAACGAACTCATTGCTGAAATGAAACGTCATGACTACACCATTGCGATTGAAACCAATGGCACAATGGAATTACCACAAGGAATTGACTGGATTTGCGTAAGTCCAAAAACCGCAAAGCCCTTGATTGTCTCCAAAGGCAATGAACTTAAGCTGGTGTATCCGCAATCACACCTTTCGCCCGAGTTATTTGAAAACCTAGATTTTCAGCATTTTTATCTGCAGCCAATGGATCAAAGTCACTTAACAGCAGATCAAATTCCACTAATAGATACCCAACAAGCCACTTTACACTATTGTTTATCGCATCCAAGGTGGCGTCTTAGCTTACAAACACATAAAATGCTCAACATTGATTGA
- the queC gene encoding 7-cyano-7-deazaguanine synthase QueC translates to MSEKAVVVYSGGMDSYTVLNTAIENGLDVYALSFNYGQKHSKELDVAAKVCQALDIPHKIVDITAINSLMANSSLTSDADIPEGHYEDDNMKSTVVPNRNMVLLSMAIAYAVSLEAGKVYYGAHSGDHHIYPDCRPEFVEAMNAVSKIANYQSVEIVTPFLHASKGEILKAGLDMKLDYANTWTCYNGREKSCGKCGACCERLEAFAEQGKKDPLDYEA, encoded by the coding sequence ATGTCTGAAAAAGCCGTCGTTGTGTATTCGGGAGGAATGGATTCATATACCGTTCTGAATACAGCAATTGAAAACGGACTGGATGTTTATGCTTTATCCTTTAACTATGGACAAAAGCACAGCAAAGAATTAGATGTTGCTGCCAAGGTTTGCCAAGCCTTAGATATCCCCCACAAAATCGTCGATATCACTGCTATTAATAGCTTAATGGCGAATTCTTCTCTTACTAGTGATGCTGACATCCCCGAAGGCCACTACGAAGATGACAATATGAAGTCTACTGTAGTACCGAATCGCAACATGGTTTTACTTTCCATGGCCATTGCGTACGCAGTTTCATTAGAAGCTGGAAAAGTCTATTACGGTGCGCACTCTGGAGATCATCATATCTATCCAGATTGCCGTCCAGAATTTGTCGAAGCCATGAATGCTGTGTCTAAGATTGCTAACTATCAATCGGTTGAAATTGTCACACCTTTTTTACATGCTTCAAAAGGTGAGATTTTAAAAGCCGGTTTGGATATGAAGCTTGATTATGCCAACACTTGGACTTGTTACAACGGTCGCGAAAAATCGTGTGGTAAATGTGGAGCCTGTTGTGAACGCTTAGAAGCCTTTGCAGAGCAAGGTAAAAAAGACCCACTTGATTACGAAGCTTAA
- a CDS encoding bifunctional helix-turn-helix transcriptional regulator/GNAT family N-acetyltransferase has protein sequence MEQFGVLTLGSRLKRLSDHLFIQVQEIYSQCEIPISATYFPILRLLQKTGSLSVMEIADRLHLSHPAVSKQTTKMIKESLLEKTVDEQDQRRSSLQLSKLGLSAMQRVEPVLQEMRIILEKMTAFSSENFMDALSILESEVLSGSLADKVLDRLGPIDIVLLEAQHEKAFCDLNMAWLERYFPHQIAAKDRMILSNPQQEIIQKGGVVWVAVRKTQPVDSVVGTIAFLPLEGGSSNYKRGEVFKLSVSEHAQGKGVAQDLLSTAIDFTQKQDFSVLSLETASCLDAARHLYDKNGFVEKPFPSPSLYTRADVYMEKSLLSNEGRVVL, from the coding sequence ATGGAGCAGTTTGGTGTATTGACACTTGGTAGTCGATTAAAGCGATTAAGTGATCATTTGTTTATTCAAGTGCAAGAAATTTATTCTCAATGCGAGATTCCCATTTCAGCAACATACTTTCCGATCCTTAGGTTGTTGCAGAAAACCGGAAGCTTATCTGTGATGGAGATTGCGGATAGGTTGCATCTTAGTCACCCGGCGGTGAGCAAACAAACCACTAAGATGATTAAAGAAAGTCTCTTAGAAAAAACAGTTGATGAGCAAGATCAGCGAAGGTCTTCCTTGCAGCTTTCTAAGCTTGGCTTAAGCGCTATGCAGCGGGTAGAGCCTGTTCTGCAAGAAATGAGAATTATCCTTGAGAAAATGACGGCTTTTTCGAGTGAAAACTTTATGGATGCTTTGTCAATTTTGGAGTCAGAGGTTTTGAGTGGGAGTTTGGCGGATAAAGTGCTGGATCGTTTAGGCCCTATCGATATTGTCTTGCTAGAAGCTCAGCATGAAAAAGCCTTTTGTGACCTTAATATGGCGTGGCTAGAGCGCTACTTTCCACATCAGATTGCTGCTAAAGATCGAATGATATTGAGTAACCCGCAGCAAGAAATTATTCAGAAAGGTGGTGTGGTTTGGGTGGCGGTTCGTAAAACACAGCCTGTTGATTCAGTCGTTGGAACCATTGCTTTCTTGCCTTTGGAAGGCGGATCTTCAAACTATAAAAGGGGGGAAGTGTTCAAATTATCTGTTTCTGAGCATGCTCAAGGAAAGGGTGTGGCTCAAGACTTACTGTCAACAGCTATTGATTTTACTCAAAAACAAGACTTTTCAGTGTTGTCGTTAGAGACTGCTTCATGTTTAGACGCTGCAAGGCACCTTTATGATAAAAATGGCTTTGTAGAAAAGCCATTTCCTAGCCCTTCTTTATATACAAGAGCGGATGTCTATATGGAAAAGTCATTATTATCGAATGAGGGTAGAGTTGTTTTATGA
- a CDS encoding AzlC family ABC transporter permease produces the protein MNTMQDMRRGAVASIPMIIGGIPFGLLFGSLASSYGLSPWFAVAMSAVVFAGSAQFVALGLIALHAPIWVIVSTTFIVNLRHLLYAADLVKFVKHLPMPMRVIMGFGLIDETYAAVRPMYEVGAADEKNGHKVYLGSFLSFYVMWNVTTILGVLSGELIPGMSEWGLEFAMVATFIGIITPYLKHRAFWLCLLSAGVSSILLSGLPNNLGLLVSAVIGVVMGFVSDSSSKTISDSDDSIQEVSK, from the coding sequence ATGAACACAATGCAAGATATGCGTCGAGGCGCTGTAGCCTCGATACCTATGATTATTGGCGGCATTCCTTTTGGGTTGCTGTTTGGTTCCTTGGCGTCTAGTTACGGTTTGAGTCCATGGTTTGCAGTTGCCATGTCGGCTGTTGTGTTTGCTGGTTCAGCGCAGTTTGTTGCGCTGGGGTTGATTGCCTTGCATGCACCTATTTGGGTGATTGTATCGACCACTTTTATTGTTAACCTTCGACATCTTTTATACGCTGCGGATCTGGTGAAGTTTGTGAAGCATTTGCCAATGCCCATGCGTGTGATTATGGGGTTTGGATTGATTGATGAAACCTATGCGGCCGTTCGTCCAATGTATGAAGTGGGAGCGGCGGATGAAAAAAATGGACACAAAGTCTACCTCGGTTCGTTTCTTTCCTTTTATGTGATGTGGAATGTGACCACCATTTTAGGTGTGCTGTCTGGTGAGCTTATTCCTGGGATGAGCGAATGGGGGTTGGAGTTTGCAATGGTGGCGACCTTTATAGGTATCATTACGCCCTATTTAAAGCACAGGGCATTTTGGTTGTGCTTGTTAAGTGCTGGAGTATCTTCGATTCTTCTATCTGGGTTGCCTAATAATTTGGGGCTTTTGGTGTCTGCGGTAATAGGTGTAGTAATGGGATTTGTGAGTGATTCTTCTAGTAAAACCATTTCAGACTCGGACGACAGTATACAAGAGGTGAGCAAATGA
- a CDS encoding AzlD domain-containing protein: MTVWQSVLIIIGMFAVTFGVRFVLFARADKVVMPAFIERALKFVPVAVLTAIITPMILMPNQHMDLSLSNPCLLGAFAAFIVGIWRQQQLLTILVGVLVFFVAKYGFSL, from the coding sequence ATGACGGTATGGCAAAGCGTTTTAATTATCATAGGTATGTTTGCTGTCACCTTTGGTGTGCGGTTTGTGCTGTTTGCTAGAGCGGATAAAGTGGTCATGCCCGCTTTTATTGAAAGAGCACTGAAGTTTGTTCCTGTAGCTGTACTCACAGCCATTATAACTCCGATGATCCTAATGCCAAATCAACATATGGATTTGTCTCTGTCCAACCCTTGTTTGCTTGGTGCGTTTGCGGCTTTTATTGTCGGTATTTGGCGTCAGCAGCAATTGCTAACTATTCTAGTGGGCGTTTTGGTTTTTTTTGTGGCGAAATATGGTTTTTCTTTATAA
- a CDS encoding glutamine--tRNA ligase/YqeY domain fusion protein: protein MSETSKPGNFITQIIDKDNESGKHGGKVLTRFPPEPNGYLHIGHAKSICLNFGLAQRYNGQCNLRFDDTNPEKESVEYIESIKKDVEWLGFEWKDEPKFASDYFDQLFDFAVQLVQAGKAYVCELNAEQMREYRGTLKEPGKNSPFRDRTVEENMAIFMDMKNGKYKDGEVVLRAKIDMASPNINMRDPIIYRVRHVHHHQTGDKWCVYPMYDFTHCLSDALENITHSVCTLEFQDHRPLYDWVLDTLKTAHPQQIEFARLNLNYTVTSKRKLKQLVDEKHVHGWDDPRMPTISGLRRRGYTSLSIRNFCERIGVTKSDSVVDVGMLEHAIREDLDASANRAMVVLNPIKVTLTNYPTDKEEIFNVGNHPKNEEAGTREVPFSKELYIDAADFAEVPPRKWKRLTLDGAVRLRGGYVITCDEAIKNEAGEVIELLCRYDENTLGVNPEGYKPKGVIHWVSAKHAVDATVNLYDRLFVNEAPDANYEDKTFLDFINPESLTVLTNAKIEPSLVKSDKGQGFQFEREGYFCRDLKDDGMVFNLTVTLRDSWAKIEAKGN, encoded by the coding sequence ATGTCAGAAACGTCTAAACCAGGTAATTTCATTACCCAAATCATTGATAAAGATAACGAATCAGGCAAACATGGCGGTAAGGTTCTTACTCGCTTCCCACCTGAACCAAATGGCTACTTACACATCGGTCATGCTAAATCCATTTGCCTTAACTTTGGCTTAGCGCAGCGTTACAACGGTCAATGTAATCTACGTTTCGATGACACTAACCCAGAGAAGGAAAGTGTTGAATACATTGAATCGATCAAAAAAGACGTAGAGTGGCTAGGGTTTGAGTGGAAAGATGAACCTAAGTTCGCTTCTGACTATTTTGACCAGTTGTTTGATTTTGCTGTACAGCTTGTTCAAGCTGGCAAAGCCTACGTCTGTGAATTAAATGCAGAGCAGATGCGTGAATACCGTGGCACGTTAAAAGAGCCAGGCAAGAATAGTCCGTTCCGCGATCGTACCGTTGAAGAAAATATGGCCATTTTTATGGACATGAAAAACGGGAAGTACAAAGACGGCGAAGTTGTTTTACGTGCCAAAATTGACATGGCTAGCCCAAACATCAATATGCGTGACCCTATAATCTATCGCGTTCGTCACGTACATCACCACCAAACAGGTGACAAATGGTGTGTCTATCCAATGTATGACTTCACACATTGCTTGTCTGATGCGTTGGAAAACATTACTCACTCTGTGTGTACATTAGAATTTCAAGACCACCGCCCATTGTACGATTGGGTCTTAGATACACTAAAGACTGCTCATCCGCAGCAAATTGAATTTGCCCGTTTGAACTTGAACTACACAGTAACAAGTAAACGTAAGCTAAAACAGCTAGTGGATGAAAAGCATGTCCATGGTTGGGATGATCCTCGTATGCCAACCATTTCCGGCTTGCGTCGTCGTGGTTATACTTCTTTGTCTATCCGTAACTTTTGTGAGCGTATTGGTGTGACTAAGTCTGACAGTGTTGTGGATGTCGGTATGCTAGAGCACGCAATTCGTGAAGATTTGGATGCAAGTGCAAATCGTGCCATGGTTGTGCTAAATCCTATTAAGGTGACCTTGACCAATTACCCAACAGACAAAGAAGAAATCTTCAATGTTGGCAATCATCCTAAAAATGAAGAAGCGGGCACTCGTGAAGTACCGTTTAGCAAAGAGCTATACATTGACGCTGCGGATTTTGCTGAAGTGCCTCCTCGTAAGTGGAAGCGTTTGACACTTGATGGTGCGGTTCGTCTACGTGGCGGTTACGTGATTACTTGCGATGAAGCGATTAAAAACGAAGCTGGAGAAGTGATCGAGCTACTTTGTCGTTATGATGAAAATACCCTTGGTGTTAACCCAGAAGGTTATAAGCCAAAAGGCGTTATTCATTGGGTGAGTGCGAAACACGCGGTAGACGCAACAGTGAATCTTTATGATCGTTTGTTCGTAAATGAAGCGCCTGATGCAAACTATGAAGATAAAACTTTCTTGGACTTTATTAATCCAGAGTCTTTGACTGTATTAACCAATGCCAAAATTGAGCCTTCCTTGGTGAAATCTGACAAAGGTCAGGGCTTCCAGTTTGAGCGTGAAGGCTACTTCTGCCGTGACTTGAAAGATGACGGTATGGTATTTAACCTTACTGTGACACTACGTGATTCTTGGGCGAAAATCGAAGCGAAAGGAAATTAA
- the cysS gene encoding cysteine--tRNA ligase, with translation MLKVYNTLSGKKEIFKPIEEGKVGMYVCGNTVYDFCHIGHARAMISFDIISRFIRHLGYELNYVRNITDVDDKIIKRAEENSESTQSLTERMIAAQREDELRLGNKMPDREPKATEFMQEIIDMVQILIDKGFAYQGTSGDVYYRATKFKDYGKLNNRKLEDMLAGARIDVEVAKEHPADFVLWKQAKTGEVSWASPWGDGRPGWHIECSAMSTNCLGSHFDIHGGGPDLKFPHHENEIAQSEAATGKDYVNYWMHCGAVRVNNEKMSKSLGNFFTVRDVLAKFNPEVVRYLMVSSQYRSAIDYSDQSLSEAKVALERLYTALRQQPVAGEYEPTAFTERFEEAMKDDFNTAVAVSVLFELVRELNKAKTEDVNKASALAAELRFLAELLGLLYQDPEYFLQNSTVSEGLNESAIQALIDARTQARKDKNFARSDEIRDELASQGIELLDSREGTTWTRS, from the coding sequence ATGTTGAAGGTTTACAACACCCTAAGTGGGAAGAAAGAAATTTTCAAACCAATCGAAGAAGGCAAAGTAGGTATGTATGTCTGTGGTAACACGGTATACGACTTCTGCCACATTGGTCATGCGCGCGCGATGATTTCTTTTGATATTATTTCTCGTTTTATTCGGCACCTAGGTTATGAGCTCAATTACGTTCGTAACATTACCGATGTTGATGACAAGATCATTAAACGAGCTGAAGAAAATAGTGAATCAACTCAGTCTTTGACTGAGCGTATGATTGCAGCGCAACGCGAAGATGAATTACGCCTTGGTAATAAAATGCCGGACCGTGAACCAAAAGCCACTGAGTTCATGCAGGAAATTATCGATATGGTGCAAATTCTTATTGATAAAGGTTTTGCTTATCAGGGCACTTCTGGCGATGTTTATTACCGAGCAACTAAATTCAAAGATTACGGTAAATTAAACAACCGGAAGCTTGAAGATATGTTGGCTGGTGCACGTATTGATGTTGAAGTGGCAAAAGAGCACCCTGCAGACTTTGTTTTGTGGAAGCAGGCAAAAACGGGCGAAGTTTCTTGGGCTTCTCCATGGGGTGATGGTCGACCTGGTTGGCACATTGAATGTTCTGCAATGTCGACGAATTGCCTTGGCAGTCATTTTGATATTCATGGTGGTGGTCCAGATCTTAAATTTCCGCATCATGAAAACGAAATAGCTCAATCAGAAGCGGCGACCGGCAAAGACTATGTGAATTACTGGATGCACTGTGGCGCAGTACGCGTTAATAATGAAAAAATGTCTAAGTCTTTAGGTAATTTTTTTACGGTGCGTGATGTATTGGCTAAGTTTAATCCTGAAGTCGTTCGTTACCTGATGGTTTCAAGTCAATATCGCAGTGCGATTGATTACTCCGATCAAAGTTTGTCAGAGGCTAAGGTTGCTCTAGAGCGCCTGTATACCGCTCTGCGTCAGCAGCCAGTTGCAGGGGAGTATGAGCCAACGGCCTTCACTGAGCGCTTCGAAGAGGCGATGAAGGACGATTTCAACACAGCGGTTGCTGTTTCTGTTTTGTTTGAACTTGTGCGTGAGCTAAATAAAGCCAAAACAGAAGATGTGAATAAAGCTTCTGCGTTAGCTGCTGAATTACGATTCTTAGCCGAGTTGTTAGGTTTGCTTTATCAAGATCCTGAGTACTTTTTACAAAACAGTACTGTTTCTGAGGGGTTGAATGAATCTGCAATACAGGCCTTGATCGACGCAAGAACGCAGGCGCGTAAAGATAAAAACTTTGCACGTAGTGATGAGATTCGAGACGAATTAGCTAGCCAAGGCATTGAACTGCTTGATAGCCGTGAAGGAACGACTTGGACCAGAAGTTAA
- a CDS encoding universal stress protein, with amino-acid sequence MMYNRILLAVDLTDESIKVANKAVALCKATGAELTILHVIESLNYAYGGDVPIDITDIQAQLQETAKERIAILEAQLDVPVQESCISQGGIESEIHRIAEEKRVDLIVVGSHGRHGLALLLGSTANGVLHGAPCDVLAVKVVKDSD; translated from the coding sequence ATGATGTATAACAGAATTTTACTCGCTGTTGACTTAACCGACGAAAGTATCAAGGTTGCTAACAAAGCCGTTGCACTGTGCAAAGCAACGGGTGCGGAACTTACCATACTTCATGTCATCGAATCACTTAATTATGCCTATGGTGGCGATGTTCCAATCGATATCACAGACATCCAAGCGCAATTGCAAGAAACAGCCAAAGAACGCATCGCCATCCTAGAAGCTCAACTGGACGTTCCTGTTCAGGAAAGCTGCATTTCACAAGGTGGCATAGAAAGCGAGATACACCGCATTGCTGAAGAAAAACGCGTTGATCTAATTGTTGTAGGCAGCCATGGTCGTCATGGTCTTGCTCTATTGCTAGGCTCTACAGCAAATGGCGTTCTACATGGCGCACCATGCGATGTACTGGCCGTTAAAGTGGTAAAAGACAGCGATTAA
- a CDS encoding DNA topoisomerase I, translating into MATLQILTIAFLIIIVLLSVVIGSRAHQKEKEITERRVKQLQLSNRADRVEQHIRGLKDINTDTIATEVLYDFYLDTLRELLQYSDDPEKIEVRIATAEENRNNDPIPFNPEPEAFSFQEKSNYKERLTKLAKMLLYLRRKGRISNTHYQACYEYLRWLNLWIQLNRQVVQANKNFAGGDMRVAQTLYGVILSHLKSDATERPEKNTLKNFITDRMKEILSPTIAAMEASENPEEALTELIKNLELPKSS; encoded by the coding sequence ATGGCTACTCTTCAAATATTAACAATTGCATTCTTGATCATCATTGTACTTTTGTCAGTGGTCATTGGATCACGTGCCCACCAAAAAGAAAAAGAAATCACCGAACGTCGTGTAAAACAATTGCAATTATCAAATCGCGCAGATCGCGTTGAACAACATATTCGCGGTTTAAAAGATATTAATACCGATACCATTGCTACTGAAGTGCTTTATGATTTCTATCTAGACACACTTCGAGAGCTTCTGCAATATTCCGATGACCCTGAAAAAATTGAAGTTCGCATTGCAACTGCCGAAGAAAACAGAAACAACGACCCTATTCCATTCAATCCAGAGCCCGAAGCATTTAGCTTTCAAGAAAAAAGTAACTATAAAGAACGCCTTACCAAACTCGCTAAAATGTTGCTCTATTTACGTCGTAAAGGACGTATTAGTAACACCCATTATCAAGCCTGTTATGAATATCTTCGCTGGCTCAATCTATGGATTCAGCTAAATCGCCAAGTGGTTCAAGCGAATAAAAACTTTGCTGGTGGGGACATGCGCGTCGCCCAAACGCTTTATGGCGTCATCTTGTCACACCTTAAATCAGATGCAACAGAACGCCCAGAAAAAAACACGTTAAAAAACTTCATCACCGATCGAATGAAAGAAATTCTGTCGCCAACCATTGCCGCCATGGAGGCAAGCGAGAATCCGGAAGAAGCATTAACCGAGTTAATTAAAAACTTGGAACTGCCTAAGAGCTCTTAA